In Longimicrobiaceae bacterium, the following are encoded in one genomic region:
- a CDS encoding efflux RND transporter permease subunit: MWISDFAIRRPIITIVTMVALVVFGAFALVKLDTDEFPEVNPPIVSVAIPYPGASPDVVEREVVEPIEEAISAISGIDRINSESLDGFGIIIAEFDFEKDVQQATQDIRDQISQIRGELPPEMKEPILTRFDPNDFPIVSLSLTSERLGAAELTRLVDPGITRELRGIQGVAEVKVVGGLERELVVELRPQALQAAGISVGQVVQALQAQNLAVPVGRLEGSLDERTIRLRGRLGTPDEFAQLVVAQQGGRIVRLGEVAAVRDGTQEQRSLAQFNGREAVGVDITKAQGYSTTSVSEQVLARVEQIQEQLPEGVEFRVVQNAGERVESSVSNVKKTLLEGAILTVLVVFLFLNSWRSTVITGLALPVSVLASFMAVWAFGFTLNTMSLLGLSLAIGILIDDAIVVRENIVRHVEMGKDHFTAAREGTAEIGLAVAATTFSIVVVFIPIAFMSGMAGQWFKPLALTIACSVLVSLFVSFSLDPMLSAYWADPELEEHEKSRLTRWLDGFNRWFDRQAEGYKRVIGWALDHRTPMVLIALGSFLGALALPQTGISGFGAVAAVVAAAVAASLLLRPGQLVVVVTLLCAFAALAMLGGGATRIASSGAESVPAAVPGLVGALLLGALAWALLRSRSHGLANFALLVLAVPLMGAASTAVPPFGKLGGEFFPEQDVSEFNLSVETPPGSNLAYTRLKAEEAAALARSHPEVAYTYSTVGGQSGSVDEANVYVRLVPKAERDVKQAVLQARVREQLAGIGGATVGVVSGGFGGQKQIQIRLRGPDVETLNRLAEQVQAEVLQVPGAVDVGLSTKGQKPELDVVLDRGLAGSLGVTAGQVAQALRPAFAGIDVGDWIDPQGETRDVTVRLAPESRERVSDLETLPLTVMGPRGPVTVPLGQVARVEQSLGPAQINRLDRERVINVQANTQGRPLNEVVADITKRLESVPVPAGYTVSQGGETEDQAEVFGEILAALALAIMLMYFVLVVQFGSFLDPLAIMLSLPLSLIGVMLALLLTGSTLNIMSMIGVILLMGLVAKNAILLIDFAKWSHEAGMPLREALVEAGRIRLRPILMTTFALVAGMLPVALGTGEGADFRAPLGRAVIGGVITSTFLTLLVIPTMYEILSEWRDWILRRVFRRGGGKPAHAHVHTHTPPAEPRRELEPVFEPAD; the protein is encoded by the coding sequence GCGCGAGGTGGTGGAGCCGATCGAGGAGGCGATCTCCGCCATCAGCGGGATCGACCGCATCAACTCGGAGTCGCTGGACGGCTTCGGCATCATCATCGCCGAGTTCGACTTCGAGAAGGACGTCCAGCAGGCCACGCAGGACATCCGCGACCAGATCTCCCAGATCCGCGGCGAGCTGCCGCCGGAGATGAAGGAGCCGATCCTGACGCGGTTCGACCCGAACGACTTCCCCATCGTGTCGCTGTCGCTCACCTCGGAGCGGCTGGGCGCGGCGGAGCTGACGCGGCTGGTGGACCCGGGGATCACGCGCGAGCTGCGCGGGATCCAGGGGGTCGCGGAGGTGAAGGTGGTCGGCGGATTGGAGCGCGAGCTGGTGGTGGAGCTCCGCCCGCAGGCGCTGCAGGCCGCCGGGATCAGCGTGGGGCAGGTGGTGCAGGCGCTGCAGGCGCAGAACCTCGCGGTCCCCGTGGGGCGCCTGGAGGGGAGCCTGGACGAGCGCACCATCCGCCTCCGCGGGCGCCTGGGCACGCCGGACGAGTTCGCGCAGCTCGTGGTAGCGCAGCAGGGCGGGCGCATCGTCCGGCTGGGCGAGGTGGCCGCGGTCCGCGACGGCACCCAGGAGCAGCGCTCCCTGGCGCAGTTCAACGGCCGCGAGGCCGTGGGCGTCGACATCACCAAGGCGCAGGGCTACAGCACCACCTCGGTGTCGGAGCAGGTCCTGGCGCGGGTGGAGCAGATCCAGGAGCAGCTCCCGGAAGGGGTGGAGTTCCGGGTCGTGCAGAACGCCGGGGAGCGGGTGGAGAGCTCCGTCTCCAACGTGAAGAAGACGCTGCTCGAGGGCGCCATCCTCACGGTGCTGGTGGTGTTCCTCTTCCTGAACTCCTGGCGCTCCACGGTCATCACCGGCCTGGCGCTCCCGGTGTCGGTCCTCGCCAGCTTCATGGCGGTGTGGGCGTTCGGCTTCACGCTGAACACCATGTCGCTCCTGGGCCTGTCGCTCGCCATCGGGATCCTGATCGACGACGCCATCGTGGTCCGCGAGAACATCGTGCGCCACGTGGAGATGGGGAAGGACCACTTCACCGCCGCCCGCGAGGGGACGGCGGAGATCGGGCTGGCGGTGGCGGCCACCACCTTCTCCATCGTGGTGGTGTTCATCCCCATCGCCTTCATGAGCGGGATGGCGGGGCAGTGGTTCAAGCCGCTGGCGCTCACCATCGCCTGCTCGGTGCTGGTGTCGCTCTTCGTCTCCTTCTCGCTGGACCCCATGCTCTCCGCCTACTGGGCGGACCCGGAGCTGGAGGAGCACGAGAAGAGCCGGCTGACCCGCTGGCTGGACGGCTTCAACCGCTGGTTCGACCGCCAGGCCGAGGGGTACAAGCGGGTGATCGGCTGGGCGCTGGACCACCGCACCCCGATGGTGCTGATCGCCCTGGGGTCGTTCCTCGGCGCGCTGGCTCTGCCGCAGACGGGGATCTCGGGCTTCGGCGCGGTGGCCGCGGTGGTGGCCGCGGCGGTGGCCGCGTCGCTCCTCCTTCGTCCGGGTCAGCTGGTGGTGGTCGTCACCCTCCTCTGCGCGTTCGCCGCGCTGGCGATGCTGGGCGGTGGCGCGACGCGGATCGCCAGCTCCGGTGCCGAGAGCGTCCCGGCCGCCGTCCCGGGACTGGTGGGGGCGCTTCTCCTCGGGGCGCTGGCATGGGCGCTCCTCCGCTCCCGCTCGCACGGGCTCGCGAACTTCGCGCTCCTGGTGCTCGCGGTCCCACTCATGGGCGCCGCCTCCACGGCGGTGCCGCCGTTCGGGAAGCTGGGCGGGGAGTTCTTCCCCGAGCAGGACGTCTCCGAGTTCAACCTCAGCGTGGAGACCCCTCCGGGGTCCAACCTGGCCTACACCCGCCTCAAGGCGGAGGAGGCGGCGGCGCTGGCCCGGTCGCACCCGGAGGTGGCGTACACCTACAGCACCGTCGGGGGGCAGAGCGGCTCCGTGGACGAGGCCAACGTGTACGTGCGGCTGGTCCCCAAGGCGGAGCGCGACGTGAAGCAGGCCGTGCTGCAGGCGCGGGTCCGCGAGCAGCTCGCCGGGATCGGCGGCGCCACCGTGGGGGTGGTGTCCGGGGGCTTCGGCGGGCAGAAGCAGATCCAGATCCGGCTGCGCGGCCCGGACGTGGAGACGCTGAACCGTCTGGCGGAGCAGGTGCAGGCCGAGGTCCTGCAGGTGCCCGGGGCGGTGGACGTGGGGCTCAGCACCAAGGGGCAGAAGCCGGAGCTGGACGTGGTCCTGGACCGCGGCCTGGCCGGGAGCCTGGGGGTCACGGCGGGGCAGGTGGCGCAGGCGCTCCGGCCGGCCTTCGCCGGGATCGACGTGGGTGACTGGATCGACCCGCAGGGGGAGACCCGCGACGTGACGGTGCGCCTGGCCCCGGAGTCGCGCGAGCGCGTCTCCGACCTGGAAACGCTCCCGCTCACCGTCATGGGGCCGCGCGGCCCGGTGACGGTGCCGCTGGGGCAGGTGGCGCGGGTGGAGCAGAGCCTGGGCCCCGCCCAGATCAACCGGCTGGACCGGGAGCGCGTGATCAACGTGCAGGCCAACACGCAGGGGCGCCCGCTCAACGAGGTGGTGGCGGACATCACGAAGCGGCTGGAGAGCGTGCCGGTCCCCGCGGGCTACACCGTCTCGCAGGGCGGCGAGACGGAGGACCAGGCCGAGGTGTTCGGGGAGATCCTGGCCGCCCTGGCGCTGGCGATCATGCTGATGTACTTCGTGCTGGTGGTGCAGTTCGGGAGCTTCCTGGACCCGCTGGCGATCATGCTCTCGCTCCCGCTGTCGCTGATCGGGGTGATGCTGGCGCTGCTGCTCACGGGCTCCACGCTGAACATCATGAGCATGATCGGCGTGATCCTGCTGATGGGGCTGGTCGCCAAGAACGCGATCCTCCTGATCGACTTCGCCAAGTGGTCGCACGAGGCGGGGATGCCGCTCCGGGAGGCGCTCGTCGAGGCGGGGCGCATCCGCCTCCGCCCCATCCTGATGACCACCTTCGCGCTGGTGGCGGGGATGCTCCCGGTGGCGCTGGGGACCGGCGAGGGCGCGGACTTCCGCGCGCCGCTGGGTCGGGCGGTGATCGGCGGGGTGATCACCTCCACCTTCCTGACGCTGCTCGTGATCCCCACCATGTACGAGATCCTGAGCGAGTGGCGCGACTGGATCCTGCGGCGGGTGTTCCGCCGCGGCGGGGGGAAGCCGGCGCACGCGCACGTGCACACGCACACGCCGCCTGCCGAGCCGCGCCGCGAGCTGGAGCCGGTCTTCGAGCCGGCCGACTGA